One part of the Bacillota bacterium genome encodes these proteins:
- the eutM gene encoding ethanolamine utilization microcompartment protein EutM — MALEALGMVETKGLVGAIEAADAMVKAANVTLIGYEKIGSGLVTVMVRGDVGAVKAATDAGAAAAQKVGEVVSVHVIPRPHTDTEKILPKG; from the coding sequence ATGGCGCTGGAAGCCCTGGGAATGGTGGAGACGAAGGGCCTGGTAGGGGCCATTGAGGCGGCCGACGCTATGGTGAAGGCAGCCAACGTTACGCTCATCGGGTACGAGAAGATCGGTTCCGGGTTGGTCACGGTGATGGTACGCGGTGACGTGGGTGCTGTCAAGGCGGCTACGGACGCTGGCGCTGCGGCGGCGCAGAAGGTTGGCGAGGTTGTTTCCGTCCACGTGATCCCGCGGCCCCACACCGATACGGAGAAGATCCTCCCTAAAGGATAA
- a CDS encoding ethanolamine utilization protein EutP: MRYLVVGPRGAGKTTLIRALVGCGGKAAKTQMIECTGAALDTPGEYLELPRFYRALLVTAQQADVVLWVTAAAGPHFRPPPGFASSFCRPVLGVITKTDVPGASLKAASEELALAGVEEPYFTVSALTGYGLAALAANLESFRAGPGKAHGGGEEHRGKDGGSG; this comes from the coding sequence ATGCGCTACCTGGTTGTGGGGCCGCGCGGCGCCGGAAAGACCACGCTGATACGCGCCCTGGTGGGTTGTGGCGGCAAAGCCGCTAAGACCCAGATGATCGAGTGCACGGGCGCTGCCCTGGACACGCCTGGCGAGTACCTGGAACTCCCGCGTTTCTACCGGGCGCTTCTCGTTACCGCACAGCAGGCGGACGTGGTCCTGTGGGTAACTGCCGCGGCCGGCCCGCATTTTCGCCCGCCCCCGGGTTTTGCGTCCTCCTTCTGCCGGCCGGTGCTGGGCGTTATCACGAAGACCGACGTACCGGGCGCAAGCCTTAAGGCGGCGAGCGAGGAGCTGGCGCTGGCCGGGGTTGAGGAACCGTACTTTACCGTCTCGGCTCTCACCGGTTATGGTCTGGCTGCTCTGGCAGCCAACCTGGAATCGTTCAGAGCAGGCCCTGGGAAAGCACACGGAGGGGGTGAGGAGCACAGGGGAAAAGACGGGGGCTCCGGATAG
- the eutS gene encoding ethanolamine utilization microcompartment protein EutS, translating to MPEEKPRVVQEYVPGKQVTLAHLIAHPQSNLAEKLGLTAGQAIGIMTITPSEAAIVAADRAVKMAAVEVGFVDRFTGSLVVTGPVSAVETALREATTFLSHELGFQAAPLTRS from the coding sequence GTGCCGGAAGAGAAGCCGCGCGTCGTCCAGGAGTACGTACCTGGCAAACAGGTGACCCTGGCTCATCTGATCGCCCACCCGCAATCGAATCTGGCGGAGAAGCTGGGTCTCACGGCGGGGCAGGCCATCGGCATCATGACAATAACGCCGAGCGAAGCGGCGATTGTCGCTGCGGACCGTGCGGTCAAGATGGCGGCGGTCGAGGTGGGCTTTGTGGATCGCTTCACGGGGTCCCTGGTGGTCACGGGGCCGGTGAGCGCGGTGGAGACGGCCCTGCGGGAGGCAACGACTTTCCTCAGCCACGAGCTCGGCTTCCAGGCTGCGCCGCTGACCCGCTCGTGA
- a CDS encoding response regulator: MVKMLLIDDEPLECEAIRFILERERPQVKVVGQAGSGRVGLNLARELKPDIVFMDIQMPGMSGLEATRALKEAAPGLKVVVLTAYDEFDFAQRALKLGASDYLLKPARPQEILRVVDKMCLELAEATAREEEDKRLRRELEAMMPLITTGLVLDLVSDRSTDLAQMEERARFLGLTSGPYQVLLVDIDHFAAATRARREVERQVLKKDVYEALLRTAQNGAQALVTPMASDTFLVLAQVSGGNREGRELAEKLRAEVASSTPCTVTVGVGTTCADLAEVPLSYAAAQRAVQYGSFFGSDEVVVSSDLERSGGEITDYPYQLEMRLVQNMRLAEAEPARAAFRELWQRFSTAAAGQAEIIRAHSLELAGALTRAAMEGGAGPEVLAALQRASLEELAAARTARAVEEWVWSVLERCLAAVQASQAAVRNEVIGQAKCYINEHFRESVSLEDVAKKVHLSPFHLSRLFKEKEGVNFMDYLTQLRLEEGKKLLARTNDTVAAIAERVGYAEANYFSRIFRRHFGMSPGEYRQQRFRAAREELWGSTDGQKK; encoded by the coding sequence ATGGTCAAGATGCTTCTGATAGACGACGAACCTCTGGAGTGCGAGGCCATCCGTTTTATCCTGGAGCGTGAGCGGCCCCAGGTAAAGGTGGTAGGCCAGGCTGGCTCGGGGCGCGTAGGTCTCAATCTGGCCCGGGAATTGAAGCCCGACATTGTATTCATGGACATTCAGATGCCGGGGATGAGCGGGCTCGAGGCTACCCGGGCCTTAAAGGAGGCTGCGCCGGGGTTGAAGGTGGTAGTGCTGACGGCCTACGACGAATTCGACTTCGCACAACGAGCCCTGAAGCTGGGGGCCAGTGATTACCTGCTCAAACCGGCACGGCCCCAGGAAATCCTGCGTGTGGTAGACAAGATGTGCCTTGAGTTGGCGGAGGCTACAGCTCGGGAGGAGGAAGACAAGCGGCTACGCCGGGAACTGGAGGCGATGATGCCTTTAATCACTACTGGCCTGGTGCTGGACCTGGTGAGCGACCGCAGTACGGACCTGGCCCAGATGGAGGAACGGGCCAGGTTCCTCGGTTTGACCTCCGGCCCTTACCAGGTGCTCCTGGTTGATATCGACCACTTTGCGGCTGCTACCCGGGCCAGGCGCGAAGTGGAACGTCAGGTACTCAAGAAAGACGTCTACGAGGCTTTGCTCCGCACTGCGCAGAATGGCGCCCAGGCCCTGGTGACCCCCATGGCGAGCGACACGTTCCTGGTTTTGGCGCAGGTGTCGGGCGGTAATCGGGAGGGACGGGAGCTCGCTGAAAAGCTGCGGGCGGAGGTGGCGTCATCCACTCCCTGCACGGTCACGGTGGGTGTGGGAACGACCTGTGCGGACTTGGCCGAGGTACCTCTCTCCTACGCCGCTGCGCAGCGTGCCGTTCAGTACGGGAGCTTCTTTGGCTCGGACGAGGTGGTTGTGAGTTCTGATCTGGAGCGCTCCGGCGGTGAGATCACAGACTATCCCTACCAGCTGGAGATGCGCCTGGTGCAGAACATGCGGTTGGCCGAGGCCGAGCCTGCCCGTGCTGCATTTCGCGAGCTATGGCAAAGGTTCAGCACGGCTGCAGCGGGCCAGGCCGAGATTATTCGTGCCCACTCGTTAGAGCTCGCGGGTGCACTTACGCGCGCGGCCATGGAAGGCGGGGCAGGACCTGAGGTGCTGGCGGCACTGCAGCGTGCCTCGTTGGAGGAGCTTGCCGCGGCGCGGACGGCGCGCGCCGTGGAAGAGTGGGTCTGGTCCGTGCTGGAACGGTGCCTTGCGGCGGTCCAGGCTAGCCAAGCGGCCGTTCGAAACGAGGTTATAGGGCAAGCTAAGTGCTACATAAACGAACACTTCCGCGAATCCGTCTCCCTGGAGGACGTGGCCAAGAAGGTTCACCTTAGCCCTTTCCACCTCAGCCGTCTCTTCAAGGAAAAGGAGGGGGTTAACTTTATGGACTACTTGACACAGCTACGCCTGGAAGAGGGCAAGAAGCTCCTCGCGCGGACCAACGACACGGTGGCCGCCATCGCGGAGAGGGTAGGCTACGCCGAGGCCAACTATTTCAGCCGCATCTTCCGCCGTCACTTCGGCATGAGCCCCGGCGAGTACCGGCAACAGCGGTTCCGCGCGGCCCGCGAGGAATTGTGGGGCTCCACCGACGGGCAAAAAAAGTAA
- a CDS encoding histidine kinase, which yields MALQRHFYLRDAVDVSVLQEIQDRFSDATGLASIIVDFQGKPIVRYSNFRPFCARVRQYPKGREGCEQSDAHAGLEAVREGRPYIYRCHMGLVDLAAPIVVNGQYLGSIMAGQVLVEEETMATLDRIAKPGLNIAQIPESKQLMEGIPTMLFAKVMASAQLMYTIANYIAEKGVASMVQQQLNEQNIRLVEEVKARAELEKALKDAELKALQSQINPHFLFNTLNTISRLALLEGAAKTQEVVFALAELLRGSLRKVGQVATLRDEIAYIRHYLLIQQTRFRDRIQVDLDIDESCLDSEIPLLTLQPLVENAIVHGLEPKEEGGHLVIRALREGEGVRIEVADDGLGMPPTVVEEVIRLESKRSGRSHLTGLGMSNVHQRLQYYFGAGYHRDVQSRFGEGTKITLTLPYRPAKAGI from the coding sequence ATGGCTCTACAGCGCCATTTTTACCTGCGCGACGCAGTAGATGTCTCTGTGCTGCAGGAGATTCAGGACCGCTTTTCCGATGCCACGGGGCTTGCGTCAATTATTGTGGATTTCCAGGGGAAGCCCATAGTACGGTACAGTAACTTCCGCCCGTTTTGTGCCCGGGTTCGCCAGTATCCCAAGGGGCGCGAGGGCTGTGAGCAGTCCGATGCCCACGCAGGGCTGGAGGCGGTGCGCGAGGGCCGTCCCTACATTTACCGCTGTCACATGGGGCTCGTTGACCTGGCCGCCCCCATAGTTGTGAACGGGCAGTACCTCGGGTCCATTATGGCTGGCCAGGTACTCGTCGAGGAAGAGACCATGGCCACTTTAGACCGGATTGCCAAACCCGGGCTAAACATCGCGCAGATCCCCGAGTCAAAACAACTCATGGAAGGCATCCCCACCATGTTATTTGCCAAGGTAATGGCCTCTGCCCAGCTTATGTATACAATCGCAAACTACATAGCTGAAAAGGGCGTGGCCAGCATGGTGCAGCAGCAGCTCAACGAACAGAATATCCGTCTGGTGGAGGAAGTCAAGGCGCGTGCCGAGCTGGAAAAGGCCCTAAAGGATGCTGAACTCAAGGCATTGCAGTCGCAAATCAACCCGCACTTCCTTTTCAACACGCTGAACACAATTAGCCGTCTGGCCCTCTTGGAAGGAGCAGCCAAGACGCAGGAGGTGGTCTTTGCCCTGGCTGAGCTTCTCCGCGGTAGCCTGCGCAAGGTCGGACAGGTGGCTACGCTCCGCGACGAGATCGCCTACATCCGGCATTACCTTCTTATTCAGCAGACGCGTTTTCGTGACCGCATTCAGGTGGATCTGGACATTGACGAGAGCTGCTTGGACTCGGAAATCCCGCTTCTTACATTGCAGCCCCTGGTAGAAAACGCCATCGTCCACGGCTTGGAACCGAAAGAGGAAGGCGGCCACCTTGTTATCCGGGCTCTGCGCGAAGGCGAGGGAGTGCGCATTGAGGTGGCTGACGATGGGTTAGGCATGCCGCCCACGGTGGTCGAGGAGGTCATTCGTCTTGAGTCCAAGCGTTCGGGCCGCAGCCACCTTACTGGCCTGGGGATGAGCAACGTGCACCAACGTCTGCAGTATTACTTTGGGGCAGGGTATCACCGGGACGTGCAGAGCCGGTTTGGTGAGGGTACCAAGATCACCCTTACCCTACCCTACCGGCCGGCCAAGGCGGGAATCTGA
- a CDS encoding NAD(P)-binding domain-containing protein — protein sequence MKIAILGAGHGGVAAAAHMALDGHEVRLFQVPQFEESFKAIRETKQLRLSGIWRQGLAPLHVATHNPQEALSGAEVVLVIVPAFAQESMARLCGPYLEDGQYVFLLPGGFGSYLFGKVLAEMGIRKDITLGETSTLPYGARMVDQNEVAIHIRAVFNPFAAYPASRTNKACRVLARLYPEVCPANNILDVALNNTNPCIHPVPTLLSASRIEYSQGEFWLYREAMTPSVWRVMRSLDQERVEVRKAFGLGEPHCELPEEVGRVFIDQFGYEGIEAGRKMKGPKTLTDRYLTEDVPMGLVFYSSMGRIAGVPTPIIDSVIHLVSHLLGTDLWSEGRNLRTLGLEGTSVEELISRLQ from the coding sequence ATGAAGATAGCGATACTCGGCGCAGGGCACGGCGGTGTGGCCGCTGCCGCACATATGGCGCTGGACGGTCACGAGGTGCGGCTCTTCCAGGTGCCGCAGTTCGAGGAGTCTTTCAAAGCCATCCGGGAAACGAAACAACTCAGGCTGAGCGGCATATGGCGGCAGGGTTTGGCCCCGCTGCACGTTGCAACCCACAACCCTCAGGAAGCTTTATCTGGAGCCGAAGTCGTCCTCGTAATCGTTCCCGCTTTCGCGCAGGAGTCCATGGCGCGACTGTGCGGGCCATATCTTGAAGACGGGCAATACGTGTTCTTGCTTCCGGGGGGCTTCGGCTCTTACCTGTTCGGAAAGGTATTGGCCGAGATGGGCATAAGGAAAGACATCACCTTAGGTGAAACGTCCACTCTCCCGTACGGAGCCAGGATGGTGGACCAGAATGAGGTGGCAATCCACATCCGCGCGGTCTTTAACCCATTCGCTGCGTATCCTGCAAGCCGCACCAACAAAGCATGCAGGGTATTGGCGAGGCTCTATCCGGAAGTGTGCCCGGCAAACAACATACTTGACGTCGCTCTCAATAACACCAATCCCTGTATACACCCTGTGCCGACGCTGCTCAGCGCGAGCAGGATCGAATACTCGCAGGGGGAGTTCTGGCTCTACAGGGAGGCAATGACGCCCTCCGTATGGAGAGTCATGCGTTCCCTGGACCAGGAGCGGGTGGAAGTCAGGAAAGCTTTCGGCCTTGGCGAACCCCATTGCGAATTACCCGAAGAAGTTGGGCGCGTGTTTATCGATCAGTTTGGTTACGAAGGTATCGAGGCCGGACGCAAGATGAAAGGGCCCAAGACCCTTACCGACCGGTACCTTACCGAAGATGTGCCCATGGGTCTCGTCTTCTATTCATCCATGGGCCGGATCGCGGGTGTGCCGACTCCGATCATAGACTCGGTAATCCACCTCGTTTCTCACCTGTTGGGCACCGACCTCTGGTCCGAGGGGCGTAACCTGCGAACCTTGGGCTTGGAGGGGACCTCGGTCGAGGAACTGATATCGAGGCTCCAATAG
- a CDS encoding sigma 54-interacting transcriptional regulator, with protein sequence MLNDVVIRFLYSAIAKDVVERAIDTGRRVLTDCFGLSCLMTMCGKDSCLLLLDRSFTILAVHAKDKPQLKELVGKCFDISYKPKIDSDTVAKFVRDLNEPGKVILYFYHKSGEEEGLDYYLCFATDKEEDDIPKFLVNTAKNINDIAAVVNKYNAEKKYELLVRFLDHIEDGISACDKDGRFVYVNKMCCEMTKTPREEFIGRSIDEFVTNSFLLKILNKKTSIVDYEYFLKFKGNAMHLYNSGYPVFDDSGNIIGAIDIFRSMKRSRKLANTIAGYEATFRFDDIIGESPAIKERISLAKTFSQSTANILIQGESGTGKELFAQAIHNYSARKSEPFVAVNCANFPNELIDSELFGYEEGAFTGARKGGKPGKFELANGGTLFLDEVSEMPIHLQAKLLRVLETTSITRIGGSKPFFVNVRVIAATNRDLEEMVRDGKFRADLYFRLKVLYISIPPLRERREDIQVLADSFLKKLGKAINKEVEGIDPKARRVLSLHSWPGNAREMENTLSRALCVCKGKYITEDDLLVSGLHPAGRKFISQKEQMDTNRKAVMETLKLTGGNKRRAANLLGVSRQTIYRLLED encoded by the coding sequence ATGCTCAACGATGTTGTCATTCGATTTCTCTACTCAGCGATAGCCAAGGATGTTGTGGAAAGGGCCATTGATACAGGAAGACGCGTATTGACAGACTGTTTTGGTCTATCCTGCCTCATGACCATGTGTGGGAAAGACTCTTGCCTTCTACTCCTGGACCGCAGTTTCACGATCCTTGCCGTACATGCTAAAGATAAACCGCAGTTGAAGGAATTGGTAGGGAAATGCTTCGACATATCGTATAAGCCGAAGATTGATTCCGATACAGTCGCGAAATTCGTCAGGGATTTAAATGAGCCTGGGAAGGTCATCTTGTACTTTTATCATAAATCGGGGGAAGAAGAGGGTTTAGATTACTATTTGTGCTTCGCAACAGACAAAGAAGAGGACGACATCCCAAAATTCCTGGTGAACACCGCTAAGAACATCAATGACATTGCAGCAGTGGTTAACAAGTACAACGCCGAAAAGAAATATGAGCTCCTTGTGCGCTTCCTTGATCATATTGAAGATGGAATCTCCGCGTGCGATAAAGACGGCAGATTCGTTTACGTTAACAAAATGTGCTGCGAGATGACAAAAACGCCACGGGAAGAATTCATAGGCAGAAGCATTGACGAATTCGTCACGAATTCCTTCTTGCTCAAAATCCTGAATAAGAAAACGAGCATCGTGGATTATGAGTATTTTTTGAAGTTCAAAGGCAATGCGATGCATCTGTATAACTCCGGTTACCCCGTCTTTGATGACTCGGGGAACATCATTGGCGCCATTGATATATTCAGAAGCATGAAACGTTCCCGGAAATTGGCCAACACCATTGCAGGGTATGAAGCGACGTTCAGATTTGACGACATAATCGGCGAAAGCCCGGCAATAAAAGAGAGGATATCCCTGGCAAAAACCTTTTCGCAGAGTACAGCGAACATATTAATACAGGGCGAGAGTGGAACCGGTAAAGAGCTCTTTGCCCAGGCCATCCACAATTACAGCGCCCGGAAGTCGGAGCCCTTTGTTGCCGTCAACTGTGCCAACTTCCCCAACGAACTGATCGATAGTGAGCTGTTTGGCTACGAGGAGGGGGCATTCACCGGCGCCAGAAAAGGTGGCAAACCAGGAAAGTTCGAGCTCGCCAACGGTGGGACCCTGTTTCTCGATGAAGTAAGCGAAATGCCGATCCACTTGCAGGCCAAACTCTTAAGGGTTCTCGAAACCACGAGCATTACCAGAATCGGTGGAAGTAAACCCTTCTTCGTTAATGTCAGGGTAATCGCGGCAACCAACCGGGACCTTGAAGAGATGGTCAGGGACGGGAAGTTCCGGGCCGACCTGTACTTCAGACTTAAGGTACTTTATATTAGCATACCTCCTCTGAGAGAGAGGAGAGAGGATATCCAGGTTCTGGCCGATTCCTTCTTGAAGAAACTGGGCAAAGCGATCAACAAGGAGGTAGAGGGAATAGACCCCAAAGCCAGGAGGGTGTTGTCGCTCCACAGCTGGCCGGGTAATGCCAGGGAGATGGAGAACACGCTATCCAGGGCTCTCTGCGTCTGTAAAGGGAAGTACATCACCGAGGACGATTTGCTTGTGTCAGGACTGCATCCTGCGGGACGTAAATTCATCAGCCAAAAGGAGCAAATGGATACCAATAGGAAAGCGGTCATGGAGACGCTGAAACTGACAGGGGGCAATAAGAGGAGAGCCGCGAATCTGTTGGGAGTGTCGCGCCAGACCATCTATAGGCTGCTGGAAGACTGA
- a CDS encoding acetate kinase — MNVLVLNCGSSSVKYQLLDMTNESVLCKGQIERVGMDDGILSHQTQRGVKKRDVLPVKNHSVAIKIILDTMQDPEVGAVRSLSEIHAVGHRVVHGAEEFAGSMLITPAVKKALEKNIPLAPLHNPPNLLGIEAAEHLLPGVPQCGVFDTAFHTTMPPHAFLYPIPYSMYTEHRIRRYGFHGTSHKYVSERAAAIAGRKPADLKTITAHLGNGCSITAVDGGKSVDTSMGYTPLEGLVMGTRCGDIDPALTYHMVVDLKMSVKEVNDLLNKRSGMKGLSAISHDMRDIELAMLEGNENGKRAFDIFCYRLRKYVGAYAAAMDGLDVLVFTGGIGENSTLVRWHVCSKLSVLGIKVDKALNESPAREKEISTPDSRVKVLVVPTNEELAIARDTMQIVKSLEKN, encoded by the coding sequence ATGAACGTGCTTGTGCTGAACTGCGGGAGCTCGAGCGTCAAGTACCAGTTGTTGGACATGACGAATGAGTCTGTTCTCTGCAAGGGGCAGATCGAACGCGTGGGTATGGACGACGGGATCCTGTCACACCAGACTCAGAGGGGCGTGAAGAAGCGCGACGTGCTGCCGGTCAAGAACCACTCGGTCGCCATCAAGATCATCCTCGACACTATGCAGGACCCCGAGGTGGGGGCCGTCAGGAGCCTTTCCGAGATACACGCCGTGGGCCACCGCGTTGTCCATGGCGCCGAGGAGTTTGCGGGTTCAATGCTGATTACTCCAGCGGTCAAGAAAGCCCTCGAGAAGAACATACCTCTTGCGCCGTTGCACAATCCGCCCAACCTTCTCGGAATCGAGGCGGCCGAGCATCTGTTGCCCGGTGTGCCGCAGTGCGGGGTTTTCGACACGGCGTTCCACACCACCATGCCGCCGCACGCCTTTCTGTACCCCATACCTTATTCAATGTACACGGAGCACAGGATCAGGCGCTACGGCTTCCACGGGACATCGCACAAGTACGTTTCCGAACGCGCCGCGGCAATCGCCGGCAGGAAACCGGCGGATCTCAAGACCATAACCGCGCACCTCGGCAATGGGTGCAGTATCACCGCCGTCGACGGCGGCAAGTCCGTCGACACGAGCATGGGCTATACGCCGCTCGAGGGCCTGGTGATGGGGACCAGGTGCGGTGACATCGACCCCGCACTGACTTATCACATGGTCGTGGACCTGAAGATGTCGGTCAAGGAAGTGAACGACCTCCTCAACAAGCGGAGCGGCATGAAGGGCCTTTCGGCGATATCCCACGACATGCGCGACATCGAGTTGGCGATGCTCGAGGGGAACGAGAACGGGAAACGGGCGTTCGACATCTTCTGCTACAGGCTGCGCAAATACGTCGGCGCCTACGCAGCCGCGATGGACGGGCTCGACGTGCTCGTGTTCACCGGCGGGATCGGCGAGAATTCGACGCTGGTGCGCTGGCACGTATGCTCCAAGCTGAGCGTCCTTGGGATCAAGGTCGACAAGGCGCTGAACGAAAGCCCCGCCAGGGAAAAGGAGATCTCTACGCCGGATTCTCGCGTGAAGGTGCTCGTCGTGCCCACGAACGAGGAACTCGCGATTGCGCGGGACACGATGCAGATCGTCAAGTCCCTCGAGAAGAACTAG
- a CDS encoding phosphate propanoyltransferase: MSNQAPPQGIPVGVSNRHIHLSQHDLCTLFGEGHELTKFRDLGQPGQYACAETVTIAGPKGSFEGVRVMGPVRDKTQIEVSRSDAFKLGVEAPLRESGSIHGSAGLVVKGPKGEIRLKEGCILAMRHIHMSPAEAARFGCKDGDVVSIRVDKGDRKTTFDDVLVRVSPKYALECHIDTDEANAALLSTGDTVVLVMGCK; this comes from the coding sequence TTGAGCAACCAGGCGCCCCCTCAGGGAATACCTGTAGGGGTATCCAACAGGCATATTCACCTCAGCCAGCACGATCTTTGCACGCTCTTCGGCGAGGGCCACGAGCTAACGAAGTTTCGCGACCTGGGCCAGCCCGGCCAGTATGCCTGTGCTGAAACCGTAACGATTGCCGGTCCTAAGGGTTCCTTCGAAGGCGTCAGGGTTATGGGCCCGGTCAGAGACAAGACTCAAATCGAGGTCTCGAGGTCCGACGCCTTCAAGCTCGGTGTGGAGGCGCCCTTGCGGGAATCGGGCAGTATTCACGGTTCCGCGGGCCTCGTTGTGAAAGGCCCGAAAGGGGAGATCAGGCTCAAGGAAGGGTGCATACTGGCCATGCGCCACATCCACATGAGCCCAGCCGAGGCTGCAAGGTTCGGGTGCAAGGATGGGGACGTGGTCAGTATTCGAGTCGACAAGGGTGATCGGAAGACAACCTTCGACGACGTGCTGGTTCGCGTCAGCCCCAAGTACGCCCTCGAGTGTCACATCGACACGGATGAGGCAAACGCAGCCCTCCTGTCCACGGGTGATACGGTCGTCCTGGTAATGGGATGCAAGTGA
- the arcC gene encoding carbamate kinase, translating to MSHGKTVVVALGGNAILQPGQKGTYAEQLENVRKTCEQVAAMMKDGCRVVITHGNGPQVGNILIQNEAGSGQVPAMPLDVCGAESQGLIGYMIQQSMTNILRGEGVNVPVVTVVTQMVVSRSDPAFAKPTKPVGPFYTEERARAAMREKGETWIEDAGRGWRKVVPSPDPIRIVERDVILSLVNSGAVVIANGGGGIPVVDEGGRLVGVEAVIDKDLGGQRLAADIGADVFLILTDVPKVALNFRKPDQANLDLVTLDEVVRYQQEGHFKAGSMGPKVEACRRFVAGGGSIAIISSLDTAVEALKGKAGTRVVTGA from the coding sequence ATGTCACACGGTAAGACGGTCGTAGTAGCGCTCGGTGGTAACGCAATACTCCAGCCTGGCCAGAAGGGGACGTACGCAGAGCAGCTCGAGAACGTGAGGAAGACCTGCGAGCAGGTAGCGGCCATGATGAAGGACGGCTGCCGCGTGGTCATAACTCACGGGAACGGCCCCCAGGTCGGCAACATACTCATCCAAAATGAGGCTGGGTCCGGGCAGGTGCCCGCCATGCCACTCGACGTGTGCGGCGCCGAAAGCCAGGGTCTCATCGGTTACATGATCCAGCAGTCCATGACCAACATACTCCGCGGAGAGGGCGTCAACGTGCCCGTGGTGACGGTTGTCACCCAGATGGTCGTCAGCCGGTCCGACCCCGCGTTCGCCAAACCCACAAAGCCCGTGGGGCCTTTCTATACCGAGGAGAGGGCCCGCGCTGCAATGAGGGAGAAGGGCGAGACCTGGATCGAGGACGCGGGTCGCGGGTGGCGGAAGGTTGTGCCGTCTCCGGACCCCATAAGGATAGTCGAGAGGGACGTTATCCTGTCGCTCGTGAACTCGGGCGCGGTGGTCATCGCCAACGGAGGCGGCGGGATCCCCGTCGTGGATGAGGGTGGTCGCCTGGTGGGCGTGGAGGCCGTGATCGACAAGGACCTCGGCGGGCAGAGACTGGCCGCGGACATAGGGGCGGACGTGTTCCTGATACTGACCGACGTGCCCAAGGTCGCCCTGAACTTCCGAAAGCCCGACCAGGCAAACCTGGACCTCGTCACCCTCGACGAAGTGGTCCGCTACCAGCAAGAGGGTCATTTCAAGGCTGGGAGCATGGGACCGAAGGTGGAGGCGTGCAGGAGGTTCGTCGCCGGCGGCGGCAGCATCGCCATCATCTCGTCCCTGGACACGGCGGTCGAAGCGCTGAAGGGGAAGGCGGGGACGCGCGTAGTCACGGGCGCCTGA